In Horticoccus luteus, the following proteins share a genomic window:
- a CDS encoding ABC transporter permease — translation MKQVCPVFKREFLGYFRSPVAYVFLIGFLFFSVALAFSRFGGFFESGVASLDRYFMFFPWLFLFLVPAAGMRLWSEEKRSGTLELLFTLPITTLDAVLGKFLAAWAFLSLAVLLSFPMAITVAYLGDPDWGVLLTSYLGAILLAGGYLGVCTLTSALTKNQVVSFVASVGACAILVFLGYSGFTDTLEKWFPVSVADVLANFSFITHFEAFTKGIIDPKDLVFFLSLIGFTLFLNVVALER, via the coding sequence ATGAAACAAGTCTGTCCCGTCTTCAAACGCGAGTTCCTCGGCTATTTCCGCTCGCCCGTCGCGTATGTGTTTCTCATCGGCTTTCTGTTCTTCTCCGTCGCGCTCGCGTTCTCGCGCTTCGGCGGGTTCTTCGAATCCGGCGTCGCGAGTCTCGACCGCTACTTCATGTTTTTCCCGTGGCTGTTCCTCTTCCTGGTGCCGGCCGCCGGGATGCGCCTCTGGTCGGAGGAGAAGCGCTCCGGCACCCTCGAACTGCTCTTCACTTTGCCGATCACGACGCTCGACGCCGTGCTCGGAAAATTTCTCGCCGCGTGGGCCTTTCTTTCACTCGCGGTGCTCTTGAGTTTTCCGATGGCGATCACGGTCGCCTATCTGGGCGACCCGGATTGGGGCGTGCTTCTCACCAGCTATCTCGGCGCCATCTTGCTCGCCGGCGGCTATCTCGGGGTCTGCACCCTGACTTCGGCTCTCACGAAGAACCAAGTCGTGAGTTTCGTGGCCAGCGTCGGCGCCTGCGCGATTCTCGTTTTCCTCGGCTACAGCGGTTTCACCGACACGTTGGAAAAATGGTTCCCGGTCAGCGTGGCTGACGTCCTCGCCAACTTCAGTTTCATCACCCACTTCGAAGCCTTCACGAAGGGCATCATCGATCCGAAAGACCTCGTCTTCTTTCTCTCGCTGATCGGCTTCACCCTGTTTCTCAACGTCGTCGCGCTCGAACGCTAA
- a CDS encoding ABC transporter ATP-binding protein, with product MIEVQGLVKTYGSKRAVDGVSFRVNRGEILGFLGPNGAGKSTTMKMITGFLRPDAGTAVVDGHDVTREPLAVKRTIGYLPESAPAYGEMTAEEFLSFIAEARGFRRRPERLAVVNRAIGLTHLESVRTQTIETLSKGYKQRVGFAQALLHDPSVLVLDEPTDGLDPNQKNEVRALIKNMATEKAVILSTHILEEVEAICTRVIIISRGQLVIDETPAQFQARQPGARLDEIFYELTRSDL from the coding sequence ATGATCGAAGTTCAAGGCCTGGTGAAAACCTACGGTTCCAAACGCGCTGTCGACGGCGTGTCGTTTCGAGTGAACCGCGGTGAGATCCTCGGCTTCCTCGGCCCCAATGGTGCCGGCAAGTCGACGACGATGAAAATGATCACCGGCTTCCTCCGGCCCGACGCCGGCACCGCCGTCGTCGACGGTCACGACGTCACCCGCGAGCCCCTCGCCGTCAAGCGCACCATCGGCTACCTGCCCGAGAGCGCGCCCGCCTACGGTGAAATGACCGCCGAGGAATTCCTCAGCTTCATCGCCGAAGCGCGCGGCTTCCGCCGCCGCCCCGAGCGGCTCGCCGTCGTCAACCGCGCCATCGGCCTCACGCACCTTGAAAGCGTGCGCACACAAACGATCGAAACGCTCTCAAAAGGCTACAAGCAACGCGTGGGGTTTGCCCAGGCGCTCCTCCACGATCCCTCCGTGCTCGTGCTCGATGAGCCGACGGATGGTCTCGACCCCAATCAGAAAAACGAAGTGCGCGCGCTGATCAAAAACATGGCCACCGAAAAGGCGGTCATCCTCTCCACGCACATCCTCGAGGAGGTGGAGGCGATCTGCACGCGCGTGATCATTATTTCCCGCGGCCAACTCGTGATCGACGAAACGCCCGCGCAGTTCCAGGCCCGCCAGCCGGGCGCGCGCCTCGACGAAATCTTCTACGAGCTCACGCGCAGCGATCTCTGA
- the rlmN gene encoding 23S rRNA (adenine(2503)-C(2))-methyltransferase RlmN gives MKFIPAKTPLTGETLESLTARLREHGEPAFRAKQILEWLYKKRVTSWDEMTNLPKPFRAWLAETFDLVPASLVIEKHSADVTDKLLLEMRDGSLIETVIIRAPQEGVGVDHSRKTICISTQVGCAMACVFCASGLAGLKRDLNAGEIVAQLLHVCRREDARTPRARAELASFDNIVVMGMGEPLANYDNLIRALTILNAEWGLGFGARRITVSTSGLVPKILKLAQEPLGFRLAISLHGATDEVREKIMPVNKAFPLAKLLPAVREFSLQHGRMITLEFILIEDVNDSLVQAEKLRDIARDLHAHVNLIPYNTVEGLPWKRPSLTRQERFADILRDARISVTLRREKGHDIDAACGQLRLKTEKDRAVAAPLP, from the coding sequence ATGAAATTCATCCCGGCCAAAACGCCGCTGACGGGCGAGACCCTCGAGTCGCTCACCGCCCGCCTGCGCGAACACGGCGAACCTGCGTTCCGGGCGAAGCAAATCCTGGAGTGGCTGTATAAAAAACGCGTCACCTCGTGGGATGAGATGACGAACCTGCCGAAACCCTTTCGGGCGTGGCTCGCGGAGACCTTTGACCTCGTCCCGGCGTCGCTCGTCATTGAAAAACATTCCGCCGACGTCACCGACAAGCTCCTCCTCGAAATGCGCGACGGTTCGCTCATCGAGACCGTCATCATCCGCGCACCGCAGGAAGGCGTCGGCGTCGACCACTCGCGCAAGACGATCTGCATTTCCACCCAAGTCGGGTGCGCGATGGCCTGTGTATTCTGCGCGAGCGGCCTTGCCGGGCTGAAACGTGATCTTAACGCGGGTGAGATCGTCGCCCAGTTGCTGCATGTCTGCCGCCGCGAAGACGCCCGCACGCCCCGCGCCCGCGCCGAACTCGCCTCGTTCGACAACATCGTCGTCATGGGCATGGGCGAACCCCTCGCCAACTACGACAACCTCATCCGCGCCCTCACGATCCTCAATGCCGAATGGGGCCTCGGATTCGGCGCCCGCCGCATCACTGTTTCCACCAGCGGCCTCGTCCCCAAGATTCTCAAGCTCGCGCAAGAGCCGCTCGGCTTCCGCCTCGCCATCTCCCTCCATGGCGCCACCGATGAAGTGCGGGAGAAAATCATGCCGGTGAACAAGGCGTTTCCCCTCGCGAAACTCCTCCCCGCCGTGCGCGAGTTCTCCCTCCAGCACGGGCGCATGATCACGCTCGAGTTCATCCTCATCGAGGACGTCAACGACTCCCTCGTGCAGGCGGAAAAACTGCGGGACATCGCGCGCGACCTCCACGCCCACGTGAACCTCATTCCTTACAACACCGTCGAAGGCCTGCCGTGGAAGCGCCCCTCGCTCACCCGCCAGGAACGCTTCGCCGATATCCTGCGCGATGCGCGCATCTCCGTCACCCTGCGCCGCGAAAAGGGCCACGACATCGACGCCGCCTGCGGCCAGTTGCGTTTGAAAACAGAGAAAGACCGCGCCGTCGCCGCGCCTCTCCCGTAG
- the leuA gene encoding 2-isopropylmalate synthase gives MKSSPVSKYRPFPSVNLPERQWPNRTLERAPTWCSVDLRDGNQALAQPMNVAEKIEFFELLVAIGFKEIEVGFPSASQIEFDFIRRLIDENRIPADVSIQILCQCREDLITRSLEALQGAKNVIFHLYNSTSPAQRRYVFNAERADIVKIATHAVAFLKEHARPLIAAGTRVRLEYSPESFTSTELDFSLEICEAVTDVWQPSAENKIILNLPATVEYATPNVHADQIEWMCTHLTRRDLTVVSLHTHNDRGTGVAATELALLAGADRVEGTLFGNGERTGNLDIVIVALNLLTHGIDPGLDFSDLNHIRETYERCTRMDVPARQPYAGELVFTAFSGSHQDAIKKSWEKQQPDAPWDVLYIPLDPADIGRSYKAIIRINSQSGKGGVAYILEKEFGLVLPKAMHKEIGKLVNDLADNLKTELTPEQIHEAFLDEYIRRAAPLALGEFLALARGHEVTCQAELFWNGERRLISGVGNGPVAAFVHALGTADLPPFKLLSYTQHSLEQGEESRAVSYVEVKTADGRNCFGAGIDENIERAPLKALVSALNRTLASKS, from the coding sequence ATGAAGTCTTCCCCCGTTTCCAAGTATCGCCCGTTCCCCTCCGTCAACCTGCCCGAGCGGCAATGGCCCAACCGCACGCTCGAGCGTGCGCCGACCTGGTGCAGTGTGGATCTCCGCGACGGCAACCAAGCCCTCGCCCAGCCGATGAACGTGGCGGAAAAAATCGAGTTCTTCGAGTTGCTGGTGGCGATCGGGTTCAAGGAAATCGAAGTCGGCTTTCCTTCGGCCTCGCAAATTGAGTTCGATTTCATCCGCCGGCTGATCGACGAGAATCGGATTCCGGCGGACGTCTCCATCCAGATCCTCTGCCAGTGCCGGGAGGACTTGATCACACGGAGCCTCGAAGCCCTCCAAGGCGCCAAGAACGTCATTTTCCACCTCTACAACTCCACGTCGCCCGCGCAGCGCCGCTACGTGTTCAACGCGGAACGCGCCGACATCGTCAAAATCGCCACGCACGCCGTCGCCTTTTTGAAGGAGCATGCCCGCCCGCTCATCGCCGCCGGCACGCGCGTGCGCTTGGAGTATTCGCCCGAGAGCTTCACCAGCACCGAGTTGGATTTTTCGCTGGAAATCTGCGAGGCGGTGACCGACGTCTGGCAGCCCAGCGCGGAGAATAAGATCATCCTCAATCTTCCCGCCACCGTCGAGTATGCCACGCCCAACGTGCACGCCGACCAGATCGAATGGATGTGCACGCACCTCACGCGGCGCGATCTCACGGTCGTTTCGCTCCATACGCACAACGACCGCGGCACCGGCGTCGCCGCCACGGAGCTCGCCTTGCTCGCCGGCGCCGACCGCGTCGAAGGCACGCTCTTCGGCAACGGCGAACGCACCGGCAACCTCGATATCGTGATCGTCGCCCTCAATCTCTTGACCCACGGCATCGATCCCGGCCTCGACTTCAGCGACCTCAATCACATTCGCGAAACCTACGAACGGTGCACGCGCATGGACGTTCCCGCCCGCCAGCCCTACGCCGGAGAACTCGTCTTCACCGCCTTCAGCGGCTCCCACCAGGACGCCATCAAGAAGTCCTGGGAAAAACAGCAACCCGACGCCCCGTGGGACGTGCTCTATATTCCGCTCGACCCCGCCGACATCGGCCGGAGTTACAAGGCCATCATCCGCATCAATTCCCAGTCCGGCAAAGGAGGCGTCGCCTACATTCTCGAAAAGGAATTCGGTCTCGTGCTCCCCAAGGCGATGCACAAGGAGATCGGCAAACTCGTCAACGACCTCGCCGACAACCTGAAGACCGAGCTCACTCCCGAGCAGATTCACGAAGCCTTTCTCGACGAATACATCCGCCGCGCCGCGCCTCTCGCCTTGGGCGAATTCCTCGCTCTCGCGCGCGGTCACGAAGTCACTTGCCAGGCCGAACTGTTCTGGAATGGCGAACGCCGTCTCATCAGCGGCGTCGGCAACGGCCCGGTCGCCGCCTTCGTACACGCCCTCGGCACCGCCGACCTGCCGCCCTTCAAACTCCTCAGCTACACGCAGCACTCGCTCGAACAGGGCGAAGAGTCGCGCGCCGTTTCCTACGTCGAAGTAAAAACGGCCGACGGCCGCAACTGCTTCGGCGCCGGCATCGACGAAAACATCGAACGCGCGCCCCTCAAAGCCCTCGTCAGCGCGCTCAACCGCACGCTCGCCTCCAAATCCTGA
- a CDS encoding RNA polymerase sigma factor, with protein sequence MADEPPFDLPGCLAKVRQRDQLAARELVEHLYPLVIRIVRAHLPRRVPEEDLAQEVFMKMFTRLEQYQGNVPFPHWVSRIAVTTCIDHLRAQKRRPEFRWADLSEGEAEVLDNVLTDDRDVRPGEALATQELLHKLLDQLKPEDRQVIQLLDLEQKTIAEISQLTGWNQPLVKVRAFRARRKLQKLFQTLQQKERA encoded by the coding sequence ATGGCGGATGAACCACCTTTCGATTTGCCAGGATGCCTGGCGAAGGTGCGCCAACGCGACCAGCTCGCGGCCCGCGAATTGGTGGAGCACCTTTATCCGCTGGTCATTCGCATCGTGCGGGCGCATCTGCCCCGGCGCGTCCCCGAGGAGGATCTCGCGCAGGAGGTGTTCATGAAAATGTTCACCCGCCTCGAGCAATATCAGGGCAACGTGCCATTTCCGCACTGGGTTTCGCGGATTGCGGTGACGACTTGCATCGACCACCTGCGGGCGCAGAAGCGCCGCCCGGAATTTCGTTGGGCCGATTTGTCGGAAGGCGAGGCCGAGGTGCTGGACAACGTGCTCACCGACGACCGCGACGTGCGGCCAGGCGAGGCGCTCGCCACGCAAGAACTGCTCCACAAACTCCTCGACCAGCTCAAACCCGAAGATCGCCAGGTGATCCAGCTCCTCGATCTGGAACAGAAGACGATCGCGGAAATCAGCCAGCTCACGGGCTGGAATCAACCGCTCGTGAAAGTCCGCGCATTTCGTGCGCGACGGAAATTGCAAAAACTGTTTCAAACCCTCCAACAAAAGGAACGTGCATGA
- the dnaX gene encoding DNA polymerase III subunit gamma/tau, whose protein sequence is MSSSSYQVIARKWRPQTFDDVVGQDHVVRTLKNAIARNRIAHAYLFVGPRGTGKTSTARIFAKALNCTGGPNADFDPNDPACLAIADGSHLDVMEIDGASNNGVDQVRDLRDTVQYAPAQGKYKVYIIDEVHMLSAQAFNALLKTLEEPPEHVKFVFATTDPQKVLPTIVSRCQRFDLKPIPPALIVERLKKIGAAEGIKASDAALQSIARMADGGMRDAQSIFDQMISFCGNEIGEADVLDVYGLVAAEKVAELAAAVAAGDHQKLVAIIDECDRNGRDLVRLLADLQALVRDALIDAIAQGGRTGKLGVLMTTEQMTRLLDGLREGEGDVKLGLAEKINFEVTLLKAVEASRARAIDSLIKELSALADESPSAGDEKKKA, encoded by the coding sequence GTGTCTTCCTCGAGTTACCAAGTCATCGCGCGCAAGTGGCGTCCGCAGACCTTTGACGATGTCGTCGGGCAGGACCATGTGGTGCGCACGTTGAAGAATGCCATCGCGCGCAACCGGATTGCGCACGCCTACCTCTTCGTCGGGCCGCGGGGCACGGGGAAAACCTCGACCGCGCGCATTTTCGCGAAAGCCCTCAACTGCACGGGCGGCCCCAACGCCGATTTCGACCCGAACGATCCGGCCTGTCTGGCGATCGCCGACGGTTCGCATCTCGACGTGATGGAGATCGATGGCGCTTCGAACAACGGCGTCGATCAGGTGCGCGATCTGCGCGATACCGTGCAATACGCGCCGGCGCAGGGAAAATACAAAGTCTACATCATCGACGAAGTGCACATGCTCTCGGCCCAGGCGTTCAATGCCCTGCTGAAGACGCTGGAAGAGCCGCCGGAGCACGTGAAGTTCGTGTTCGCCACGACCGATCCGCAGAAGGTGCTGCCCACGATTGTCTCGCGGTGCCAGCGCTTCGATCTAAAGCCCATTCCGCCGGCCCTCATCGTGGAACGGCTGAAGAAAATCGGTGCGGCCGAAGGCATCAAGGCGAGCGACGCCGCGCTGCAATCGATCGCCCGCATGGCGGATGGCGGCATGCGCGATGCGCAGTCGATTTTCGATCAGATGATTTCGTTTTGTGGCAACGAAATCGGCGAGGCCGACGTGCTCGATGTCTATGGCCTCGTCGCCGCAGAAAAGGTGGCCGAACTTGCCGCGGCAGTGGCGGCCGGAGATCACCAGAAATTGGTGGCGATTATCGACGAGTGCGACCGCAACGGGCGCGACTTGGTGCGCTTGCTCGCCGATCTGCAGGCGCTGGTGCGTGATGCGTTGATTGATGCGATCGCGCAAGGCGGACGGACCGGGAAACTCGGCGTCCTCATGACGACCGAGCAAATGACCCGGCTGCTCGACGGATTGCGCGAAGGCGAGGGCGACGTGAAGCTCGGGCTCGCAGAAAAGATCAATTTCGAAGTCACGCTGCTCAAAGCCGTGGAGGCGAGTCGCGCGCGAGCGATCGACAGCTTGATCAAGGAGCTTTCCGCGCTGGCGGACGAGTCACCGAGCGCGGGCGACGAAAAAAAAAAGGCCTGA
- a CDS encoding gamma-glutamylcyclotransferase family protein: MLLFVYGTLKRGGANHGLLAQQRFIGEARTVRGFTLFALDGYPGLIAAPHAAGVTGEVWDVNAPQSLVLDEFEGVAEGLYARELIALAPPFESASVETYYYLRNVEGRRPLGDTWRG; encoded by the coding sequence ATGCTGCTCTTCGTCTATGGCACATTGAAGCGCGGCGGCGCCAACCATGGGTTGCTCGCCCAGCAACGATTCATCGGCGAAGCCCGCACCGTCCGCGGCTTCACGCTCTTTGCCCTCGACGGCTACCCTGGCCTCATCGCCGCCCCCCACGCCGCTGGCGTGACCGGTGAGGTTTGGGATGTGAACGCGCCGCAAAGCCTGGTCCTCGACGAATTCGAAGGCGTGGCGGAAGGACTTTACGCCCGTGAGCTTATCGCCTTGGCGCCACCGTTTGAAAGCGCGTCGGTGGAAACGTATTACTACCTCCGCAACGTCGAAGGGCGCCGACCGCTGGGCGACACGTGGCGCGGTTAG
- a CDS encoding PP2C family protein-serine/threonine phosphatase → MSTMPAEADSPPPPVILRWSGITHRGKVRPNNEDSFLALAFDGHEVRYLGKTGEASLTGADFVFAVSDGMGGAKSGEFASRITVEKTSHLLPRAFRLTALGMKTPFADVLSELFGTIHQSLISLGASYEECSGMGTTLSLCWVTPGWIYFGHIGDSRIYRLSHTGELKQLTQDHSHVGWLRRNGRLNEREARTHPMRNALNQALGAGHQFVDPQIGAVDYAPGDRFLICSDGLTDGLWDRHLQEMLAGPLPPGRTLAQHLVDESLERSGRDNTTAVVVEIIAGEPAPATVAAG, encoded by the coding sequence ATGAGCACCATGCCCGCCGAGGCCGATTCCCCTCCGCCGCCCGTCATCCTCCGCTGGTCCGGCATCACCCATCGCGGTAAAGTGCGGCCCAACAACGAAGACTCTTTCCTCGCCCTCGCTTTCGACGGCCACGAGGTGCGTTACCTCGGCAAAACCGGAGAAGCCTCTCTCACCGGCGCCGACTTTGTCTTCGCCGTCAGCGACGGGATGGGCGGCGCCAAATCAGGCGAATTCGCCAGCCGCATCACCGTCGAAAAGACGTCCCACCTTCTGCCCCGCGCCTTCCGCCTCACGGCCCTCGGCATGAAAACCCCGTTCGCCGACGTCCTCTCGGAGCTCTTCGGCACGATCCATCAATCCCTGATCAGCCTGGGCGCGAGCTACGAAGAATGCAGCGGCATGGGGACCACGCTGAGCCTGTGCTGGGTCACGCCCGGTTGGATCTACTTCGGCCATATCGGCGACAGTCGCATCTACCGCCTCTCGCACACCGGTGAACTCAAGCAGCTCACGCAGGATCATTCGCACGTTGGCTGGTTGCGGCGCAACGGCCGCCTCAACGAGCGCGAAGCGCGCACCCATCCGATGCGCAACGCCCTCAACCAAGCCCTCGGTGCCGGCCATCAATTCGTCGACCCGCAAATTGGCGCCGTGGACTACGCTCCCGGCGACCGTTTCCTGATCTGCTCCGACGGCTTGACCGACGGCCTGTGGGATCGGCACTTGCAAGAAATGCTCGCTGGTCCCCTTCCCCCGGGTCGCACCCTGGCCCAACATCTCGTCGATGAATCACTCGAACGCTCGGGCCGGGACAACACCACCGCTGTCGTCGTTGAAATCATCGCCGGCGAACCCGCCCCGGCAACCGTAGCCGCCGGCTGA
- a CDS encoding serine/threonine protein phosphatase, producing MQDVKDTRRALVRIGYDGRVHKTFRGHLAKERFAHEVRVLRHLEARGCDYVPRLLEVDPDALKIVTTNCGQRVDHLAPERQKELFADLENYGVRHEDPELRNITYRISDGRFCLIDLEFATLLEGEEPRSLKPTDLSA from the coding sequence ATGCAAGACGTGAAGGATACGCGCCGCGCCTTGGTCCGCATCGGCTACGATGGCCGCGTGCACAAGACGTTTCGCGGCCATCTGGCCAAGGAACGTTTTGCGCACGAGGTGCGCGTTCTGCGCCACCTCGAAGCCCGCGGCTGCGACTACGTCCCGCGGTTGCTCGAGGTTGATCCCGACGCCTTGAAAATCGTCACCACCAACTGCGGCCAGCGCGTGGACCATCTCGCTCCCGAGCGGCAAAAAGAGTTGTTCGCCGACTTGGAGAACTACGGCGTCCGCCATGAAGATCCCGAATTGCGCAATATCACCTACCGCATCAGCGACGGCCGTTTCTGCCTGATTGACCTGGAGTTCGCCACCCTCCTCGAAGGAGAAGAACCGCGCTCGCTCAAACCGACCGATTTATCCGCATGA
- a CDS encoding glutamine synthetase beta-grasp domain-containing protein: MSKIKLEYIWLDGYTPLAGLRSKTKIIDGDVASLTLADLPMWGFDGSSTKQAEGKSSDCLLKPVGLFRDCTRTNAFLVMSEVLLPDGSPHPSNARATVAEDPDTWFGFEQEYFFYQDGRPLGFPENGYPAPQGPYYTGVGYSSVGCVAREIVEKHIDICLAANINIEGVNAEVAKGQWEFQIFGKGSKSAADEMWVARYIMMRLCESYGIDVEWRCKPIRGAFDTPLDWNGSGMHANFSTKHLREVGGKAYFEKLMAAFSKHMDEHIAVYGPENHLRLTGLHETQSIDKFTYGLADRGASIRVPHSFVNSGYKGYLEDRRPNSAADPYLVAGRIIKTIHSVPTN, translated from the coding sequence ATGTCGAAAATCAAACTGGAATACATCTGGCTCGACGGCTACACGCCGCTCGCCGGCCTGCGCAGCAAAACGAAGATCATCGATGGCGACGTCGCCTCGCTGACGCTTGCCGATCTCCCGATGTGGGGTTTTGACGGCAGCTCGACCAAACAGGCCGAAGGCAAGAGCAGCGATTGCTTGCTGAAGCCGGTGGGCTTGTTCCGCGATTGCACCCGCACGAACGCGTTTCTCGTGATGTCGGAGGTGTTGCTGCCGGACGGTTCGCCGCATCCGTCGAACGCGCGGGCGACGGTCGCGGAGGATCCCGACACGTGGTTCGGTTTCGAGCAGGAATACTTTTTCTACCAGGACGGGCGCCCGCTCGGATTTCCGGAGAACGGCTACCCGGCGCCGCAAGGGCCGTATTACACGGGCGTCGGTTACTCGAGCGTGGGCTGCGTCGCGCGCGAAATCGTCGAGAAGCACATCGATATCTGCCTGGCGGCGAACATTAACATCGAAGGCGTCAATGCTGAGGTCGCGAAAGGGCAGTGGGAGTTCCAGATCTTTGGCAAGGGCTCGAAGAGCGCCGCCGACGAGATGTGGGTGGCGCGCTACATCATGATGCGCTTGTGCGAGAGCTACGGGATTGACGTGGAATGGCGCTGCAAGCCGATCCGCGGCGCGTTTGACACGCCGCTCGATTGGAACGGTTCCGGCATGCACGCCAACTTCTCCACGAAGCACCTGCGCGAGGTCGGCGGGAAGGCTTACTTCGAAAAACTCATGGCTGCGTTCAGCAAGCATATGGACGAGCACATTGCGGTTTACGGGCCGGAGAATCATCTCCGTCTCACCGGTCTGCACGAGACGCAGTCGATCGACAAATTCACCTACGGGCTCGCCGATCGCGGTGCCTCGATCCGCGTGCCGCACAGTTTCGTCAACTCGGGCTACAAGGGGTACCTCGAAGATCGCCGTCCCAACTCGGCGGCGGATCCGTATCTCGTCGCTGGTCGGATCATCAAAACGATCCATTCGGTCCCCACGAACTGA
- the ilvB gene encoding biosynthetic-type acetolactate synthase large subunit, which produces MKTTTSPATFPKAEIGREMKGADAVVECLIREGVDVVFAYPGGASQELHQSLARTDKIRVILPRHEQGGSFAAEGYARATGKVGVCMATSGPGATNLVSAIADAFMDSIPLVSITGQVFQKFIGKSAFQETDFYGMTLPIVKHSYLITDVRELPRIFKEAFEIARSGRPGPVVIDIPKDVQQAKFQPVFPGVVEFRNPYINLQHHASDEELKDVLALIAHAQRPVIYAGGGIISADGHAELRAFAERTNIPVATTLMGVGAFPETHPLSMQWFGMHGSAYGNWAVDQCDLLLCFAARFDDRITGDTKTFAPEARIVHIDIDASEHNKNKRVQWPIVSDIKYALARMNELMAAAKFTAPDTQAWHAQIATWKRDHPFSFEESPHIVPQEAIKALYELTKGDAIIATGVGQHQMWAAQFYRFDEPRRYLSSLGLGAMGFGYPAALGAKVGCPDKQVIDIDGDGSFAMNIQELATAKIEKIAAKAMILNNQHLGMVVQWEDRFYGSVRGNTILGDETNVGSPDNPDALYPNFVKIAEGYGVKGRRVIKKSELKEAIQEMLDHDGPYVLDVVVPYTEHVLPMIPAGKSVKEMLLK; this is translated from the coding sequence ATGAAAACCACGACCTCCCCCGCTACGTTTCCGAAGGCCGAGATCGGCCGCGAAATGAAGGGCGCCGACGCTGTTGTCGAGTGCCTCATCCGCGAGGGCGTCGACGTCGTCTTCGCCTATCCCGGTGGCGCCTCGCAGGAGCTGCACCAGTCGCTCGCCCGCACCGACAAGATTCGGGTCATCCTCCCGCGCCACGAACAAGGCGGCTCGTTTGCGGCCGAAGGTTACGCCCGCGCGACCGGCAAAGTCGGCGTGTGCATGGCGACCAGCGGTCCCGGAGCCACGAACCTCGTGTCGGCCATCGCCGATGCGTTCATGGATTCCATTCCGCTCGTGTCGATCACCGGCCAGGTTTTCCAAAAATTCATCGGCAAGAGCGCCTTCCAGGAAACGGATTTCTACGGGATGACGCTCCCGATCGTGAAGCACTCGTATCTGATCACCGACGTGCGCGAGCTGCCGCGCATCTTCAAGGAGGCGTTCGAAATCGCCCGCAGCGGCCGGCCCGGACCGGTCGTCATCGATATCCCGAAGGATGTGCAGCAAGCGAAGTTTCAACCCGTGTTTCCGGGCGTCGTGGAGTTTCGAAATCCTTACATCAACCTCCAACACCACGCCAGCGACGAAGAGTTGAAGGACGTGCTCGCGCTCATCGCGCACGCCCAGCGCCCGGTGATCTACGCGGGCGGCGGCATCATCTCGGCGGATGGTCATGCCGAACTGCGCGCCTTTGCCGAACGCACCAACATTCCCGTGGCCACCACGTTGATGGGGGTCGGCGCTTTCCCCGAAACGCATCCCCTGTCGATGCAATGGTTCGGCATGCACGGATCAGCCTACGGCAACTGGGCCGTCGATCAGTGCGACCTCCTCCTGTGCTTCGCCGCGCGTTTCGACGATCGCATCACGGGCGACACGAAGACCTTCGCGCCCGAAGCCCGCATCGTCCACATCGACATCGACGCGTCTGAGCACAACAAGAACAAGCGCGTCCAATGGCCGATCGTGAGCGACATCAAGTATGCGCTCGCCCGCATGAACGAGCTGATGGCCGCCGCCAAGTTCACGGCGCCCGACACTCAGGCCTGGCACGCTCAAATCGCCACCTGGAAGCGCGACCATCCCTTCAGCTTTGAAGAGAGCCCGCACATCGTCCCGCAAGAAGCGATTAAAGCGCTCTATGAACTCACCAAGGGTGACGCCATCATCGCCACCGGCGTGGGCCAGCACCAGATGTGGGCCGCGCAGTTCTATCGTTTCGATGAACCGCGCCGCTACCTCAGCTCGCTGGGCCTCGGCGCGATGGGCTTCGGTTATCCCGCCGCCCTCGGCGCGAAAGTCGGCTGCCCGGACAAGCAAGTCATCGACATCGACGGCGACGGCTCCTTCGCGATGAACATCCAGGAGCTCGCGACCGCCAAAATCGAAAAAATCGCCGCCAAGGCGATGATCCTGAACAACCAGCATCTCGGCATGGTGGTGCAGTGGGAAGATCGCTTCTACGGCAGCGTGCGCGGCAACACCATCCTCGGCGACGAGACCAACGTCGGCAGCCCGGATAACCCCGACGCGCTCTACCCCAACTTCGTGAAAATCGCCGAAGGCTACGGCGTAAAAGGCCGGCGGGTGATCAAAAAGAGCGAATTGAAAGAGGCCATCCAGGAGATGCTCGATCACGATGGCCCCTATGTCCTCGACGTGGTCGTGCCCTACACCGAGCACGTGCTGCCGATGATTCCCGCCGGGAAAAGCGTGAAGGAAATGCTCCTCAAGTAA